In one window of Bacillota bacterium DNA:
- a CDS encoding zinc ribbon domain-containing protein, with amino-acid sequence MPLFEFKCKACGDKFEELVTSKTEVKCPNCHSGEVGKVVSTFGFRSSGGAAASGGGCSSCAGGSCASCH; translated from the coding sequence ATGCCACTGTTTGAATTCAAATGCAAAGCCTGCGGCGACAAGTTTGAGGAGTTGGTCACCTCCAAGACCGAAGTCAAGTGTCCCAACTGCCACAGTGGAGAAGTTGGCAAGGTGGTCTCGACCTTTGGCTTTCGCTCTAGCGGTGGCGCTGCTGCTTCCGGGGGAGGATGCAGCAGCTGTGCCGGTGGAAGCTGCGCCAGCTGTCACTGA
- a CDS encoding MtnX-like HAD-IB family phosphatase yields the protein MQINPKSAQDAATSPSKYWFIVDFDGTTAMQDVQVCILDKFSPVDWRQIEDEILATGAKSRQYLPAIYRHWNTPAEVVEKFVDEEMALDPHFPEFAAWCQDQGYPLEIVSDGLDLYVKLMLNKYGLSHIPFRSNEINMTAEGATIRFPYASDDCGKCGNCKLSRVREVKADPAVQVVYVGDGISDECPAAHVDILFAKSSLARYCQEKGIDFLPFRDFSDVLTAMKAGTRKLASLG from the coding sequence TTGCAAATCAATCCCAAATCAGCGCAGGATGCGGCAACCTCACCAAGCAAATATTGGTTCATTGTGGATTTTGATGGTACCACTGCAATGCAAGATGTCCAGGTATGTATCCTTGACAAATTCTCACCGGTAGATTGGCGTCAAATTGAGGATGAGATCCTAGCTACCGGCGCCAAGTCCCGACAATACCTGCCGGCCATCTATCGGCATTGGAATACACCGGCAGAGGTGGTTGAGAAGTTTGTGGACGAAGAAATGGCCCTTGATCCCCATTTTCCGGAATTTGCCGCCTGGTGCCAAGACCAGGGATATCCCCTGGAGATAGTCAGCGATGGACTGGATTTGTACGTCAAACTGATGCTGAACAAGTATGGCCTCAGCCACATTCCCTTCCGTTCCAACGAGATTAACATGACCGCCGAAGGAGCGACAATACGCTTTCCCTACGCCTCCGATGACTGCGGCAAATGCGGTAACTGCAAGCTCAGCAGAGTAAGGGAAGTGAAGGCCGATCCCGCTGTCCAGGTTGTCTATGTAGGTGACGGAATTTCCGATGAGTGCCCTGCCGCTCACGTCGATATCTTATTTGCCAAAAGCAGCTTAGCCCGGTATTGTCAGGAAAAGGGCATCGATTTCTTACCCTTCCGTGATTTTTCCGATGTACTCACTGCGATGAAAGCCGGAACAAGGAAGTTGGCTTCACTGGGTTAG
- a CDS encoding M42 family metallopeptidase: MDTRQLLRELSEGTGVSGYESKAIDILRNYAADIADEIREDPLGNLLILKKGSGNQPRPKVMLAAHIDEIGLVVTKVESGGFLRFAPMGGVDQRVLPGQEVIVHGRRDLKGVIGAKPPHVQSPGESNEAYKMEDLYIDLGMSTEKANELVAVGDIVTFAREMIDLQNQRLAGKAIDDRSGVAMMMEALRHLQYMDHVCDVYAVATVQEEVGLRGATVGTYGIVPDLGIAIDVGHGDMVGVPKADTIPLGKGPGIGYGPHVHPRIFDKLVEIAKEWNIDYSVEVSNRPGGTDAFAIQVSRAGVPTVLLSLPLRYMHTPVETLDWKDVEAGGRLLALFISQITSDWVEGLRCF; this comes from the coding sequence GTGGATACAAGGCAGTTGCTGCGCGAGTTATCCGAGGGCACCGGTGTCTCCGGGTATGAATCCAAAGCCATCGATATTCTCCGCAACTATGCGGCGGATATAGCCGATGAGATTCGAGAAGACCCTTTGGGAAACTTGCTCATCTTGAAGAAGGGCAGTGGGAATCAGCCCAGGCCCAAGGTAATGTTGGCCGCCCATATTGATGAAATAGGCTTAGTGGTGACTAAGGTGGAATCCGGTGGGTTTCTCCGCTTTGCTCCCATGGGTGGTGTTGATCAGAGGGTGCTTCCGGGGCAGGAGGTCATTGTCCATGGGCGCCGGGATCTAAAGGGAGTCATTGGTGCAAAGCCACCCCATGTCCAATCGCCCGGAGAATCCAACGAAGCATACAAGATGGAAGATCTGTACATTGACCTAGGGATGAGCACTGAAAAGGCCAATGAGCTGGTGGCTGTAGGCGATATAGTGACCTTCGCCCGAGAGATGATTGACTTGCAGAACCAGCGTCTGGCAGGTAAAGCGATAGACGACCGATCCGGGGTCGCGATGATGATGGAAGCCTTGCGTCATCTGCAGTATATGGACCATGTTTGTGACGTTTATGCCGTGGCCACAGTGCAGGAGGAAGTCGGTTTGCGGGGAGCCACCGTGGGAACCTACGGAATTGTCCCTGACTTGGGGATTGCCATCGATGTCGGACACGGTGATATGGTGGGAGTGCCTAAGGCTGATACCATACCCTTGGGCAAGGGTCCAGGAATTGGCTACGGTCCCCACGTTCACCCCAGAATCTTTGACAAGCTGGTGGAGATTGCCAAGGAATGGAATATTGACTACTCCGTGGAAGTTTCCAACCGCCCGGGGGGAACCGATGCCTTTGCCATTCAGGTAAGCCGGGCAGGGGTTCCAACGGTGTTACTCTCCCTCCCACTGAGATACATGCATACTCCGGTGGAGACCTTAGACTGGAAGGATGTGGAGGCCGGAGGACGTCTCTTGGCCCTGTTTATCTCACAGATTACGTCAGACTGGGTGGAGGGATTGCGATGCTTTTAA
- a CDS encoding M42 family metallopeptidase, whose amino-acid sequence MLLKRLCEAPGVPGREDAVRDLIRAEVSPLVDEVFTDALGNLFAHKKGKGPKVMLAAHMDEVGFIITSIEDNGSLGFKTLGGIDPRVMVAKSVAVGAEGIPGVIGAKPIHLQQPDERRKPIPLSQMFIDIGAKDRAEAEGLVKLGDFAVFTTKFEEFGEDSWKGKAFDDRVGCSVLIEALRQDYDLDLYAVFTVQEEVGLRGAGVAAYQVNPDVALVVEGTTASDVPGIPAHRHATTVGEGPALTMIDRTAIASKPVQTRLWEVAKAKGIKCQHRRFTSGGTDAGAIHLAREGIPTATAALPCRYIHSPVSVVNKRDYQGLEKLVVEFLRSIETDGIPQ is encoded by the coding sequence ATGCTTTTAAAGCGACTATGTGAAGCACCGGGGGTTCCCGGTCGAGAGGATGCTGTCAGGGATCTTATCCGGGCAGAAGTGTCGCCTTTGGTCGACGAAGTATTTACCGATGCCCTGGGTAATCTCTTCGCCCATAAGAAGGGTAAGGGCCCGAAGGTGATGCTCGCTGCCCATATGGACGAAGTGGGGTTTATCATCACCTCCATCGAGGACAACGGCAGCCTGGGCTTTAAGACTCTTGGGGGGATCGATCCCAGGGTGATGGTGGCCAAGTCAGTAGCCGTTGGTGCCGAGGGTATCCCCGGGGTGATCGGAGCCAAGCCCATTCACCTGCAGCAACCCGACGAGCGCCGCAAACCGATTCCGCTGTCACAGATGTTTATTGACATCGGGGCTAAGGATCGGGCTGAAGCAGAAGGGCTCGTTAAGTTAGGGGACTTTGCCGTTTTTACCACCAAGTTTGAGGAGTTCGGAGAGGACAGCTGGAAGGGTAAAGCCTTCGATGATCGGGTTGGCTGTTCTGTGTTGATTGAAGCGCTGCGGCAGGACTATGATCTCGATTTGTACGCGGTGTTTACCGTCCAAGAAGAAGTGGGTCTGCGGGGTGCGGGAGTGGCAGCTTACCAAGTCAACCCCGATGTAGCTTTGGTGGTGGAGGGTACCACAGCCTCAGACGTTCCGGGGATTCCCGCCCATCGACACGCTACCACCGTGGGAGAGGGTCCAGCCCTGACAATGATTGATCGAACGGCTATTGCCTCCAAGCCGGTACAGACTCGCTTGTGGGAGGTGGCCAAGGCCAAGGGGATCAAGTGTCAGCACCGGCGGTTCACCAGCGGTGGCACCGACGCCGGAGCGATTCACCTGGCCCGGGAAGGAATTCCTACCGCCACGGCAGCCTTGCCCTGTCGATACATCCATTCCCCGGTTTCCGTGGTGAATAAGAGGGATTACCAGGGCTTGGAAAAGCTGGTGGTGGAGTTCTTGCGCAGTATTGAGACCGACGGTATTCCGCAATAA